The genomic segment TCGGCGTCGTGGCCGGCAATCTAAGCCTGCTCGACGTGCAGCTTAAGCGGGGCAAATATGAGGACCTGGGACGATACGTAACGGCCATGACCGAGACGATCGAGAAGATCAAACGGTTCACCGGTAGTCTCATGGACCTGAAACAGATATCGTCGCGCATCGAGACCCTTCACTTCGATAAGGTGCTCCAGGAGGTTATCGACTACCTCAGACCGCAGCGTCGCTTTAACGGCGTCACCCTGAAAGTAAACGCGCTTCCCGACGATATCTCCTTCCGGGGAGATACCGTTCAGATACAGCAACTGCTGTACAACCTGTTCAACAACGCTGCCGACGCTGTGGTGGATCGCCCCCAGAAACAGATTGCCGTGACACTGACAGTCGACGCCGAGGCACAGCAGTTCACGCTGTCCATTACCGACACCGGTGTGGGGTTCCCCGCCGATCTGTTAGCCAAGGCGTTCCAGGAAAAATTCACTACCAAAAAGACCGGTCACGGTTTCGGCCTGGTGGTGTGCAAGCGGATCATCGACAATCACGGCGGGAAACTGAGAGTCGATTCGCGTCCGAACGACGGTACCACCATCAGCATCGATTTTCCTATCGCCGTCGAAGAAGCGGTCTGCGTCTGACGGCGCCTTGTCCTCCCATATGCCGCTCAGAATTTCCGACTGCCGCGCTGCGTAAACGGTTCCCCCTTCTTGCAGAGAGGACAGACCGATGGCTCCCAGCTCTCGGCGTTCACGGTGGCCAGCGCATGGAACGGATAGGCGAATTTGATTGCACCGCCCGACCGATCCAGGAGTAATCCCAGCCCAACTATCTGTGCGTCGTACGAATTGACCAAGTCAATAACTTCGTTGACCGAAGTCCCGGTGGTGAGGACATCATCGACGATGACGACTTTCTGCCCCGGTTCCAGCGAGAAGCCTCGTTTGAAAACCCGTCCCTTCTCCCCCTGCTCGGCGTAGAGCGCCTCGATGCCCAGATAGCGGGCAACGTCATAAGCAATGATGATACCGCCGGTTGTGGGACCAACCACTGTCTGTGCCCCGCTGTCGCGGAATTTGTCCGCCATGGCACGACAGATTTGCGTGCAGATCCCCGGATTCTTGAGCAGCGTGAATTTTTCGTAGTAGACATCGGAATGACGGCCGGAGGTCAGCAGGAAATGCCCGGTGAGAAGGGCGCCGGATCGTTTGAACAATTCAAGGAGATCAGACATTATCATTCGTCCTTCGAGAGCAGAGCCATGGCCACGGCATGCGAGCGCTCATGGCTTATGGAAATAAGCGTTCGTATATTCGCAAGTTCAGGTTGGAGTTCTGGTGACGGCTGCAGCACCGGTTGTCCGCCGGAGTCGGGCAGGATCTCAAGCGCAGCATACGATGGGCGAACAGTGCGGAATCGCCCCAGGGCTTTAATGACTGCCTCTTTGGCAGCGAACCGCCCGGCCAGGAACAGGTGCTTGTC from the Candidatus Zixiibacteriota bacterium genome contains:
- the pyrE gene encoding orotate phosphoribosyltransferase, with protein sequence MSDLLELFKRSGALLTGHFLLTSGRHSDVYYEKFTLLKNPGICTQICRAMADKFRDSGAQTVVGPTTGGIIIAYDVARYLGIEALYAEQGEKGRVFKRGFSLEPGQKVVIVDDVLTTGTSVNEVIDLVNSYDAQIVGLGLLLDRSGGAIKFAYPFHALATVNAESWEPSVCPLCKKGEPFTQRGSRKF